tgtacgttatcacaccccctcccaaccacaccacccaccaaaagaacggctgcattaggccctggggcctgggatgaggggttcttctgcctggctggacattggtgactgaggtgtccagtctgcctgcagtggtaacactggcgaagttcggtggtaggtctggtgctgttggccatggggacaggacctctggtgtgttggctggcaggggtactggcgttggctgcaggcttaccccctctccagctggtggtgactggcttccgcacttccgatctacggttggcctcataggcatcggcaatctgcgctgctttcgtcacatcgttgggttctctgtccatcacgaactgtcgcacttcagttgggcaaagacggaagaactggtctttgatcatcaggtctcgcagctgtgtaaaggtggtcactgacagtccttgggtccactggtcaaagtgggtccccagtctatgcaccacatcactgtaactgtcgtgtgggccacgtaggagggtccgaaactttttacggtacacctcgggtgtaagctggtacttagctatgagagcctgcttgatggcctcatagtcaccatcttgttcttgagggagtgcagcaaacgcctccagagcttttcctctcagccctggtgtcaggtatcgtgcccattcttgtgtaggcagctggtactgtctgcaggctttctcaaaggcccgcagaaaagtgtccaagtccccatccttttccataacaggaaagtggtcgggccggggctttggtgtctgagcgctgctgggctcacggctctgggcagtggaagggttccccccccgccggagcatctccagttcatgttctcgctgggcttggcgctcggctcgctgggcctgggcctctcgctcggctcgctgggcctctcgctcggctctctctgcctctcgctgggcctctcgctcggcttgctcctggtattgctggatcagctgcagacgtctctctaggtcatctgcagagcattgttgcagagccagctgcaggcggaggtctgcgcccccctggttgccagtagggcccgtattctgtggttggacctcggctgcagcaccatgctcgcttgtgccggcttctgcggcctctgggctctgtggcctggcttggtctgcttcaaattgcaccagttcagcgaccatttgagccttggacttgtcctggggtttcaggccatggtacatgcatatcacagcaagagtgtccctcttctgctgggtgtaccaggcttctcctttcgttgccatggttgccaaataaaagataggatagaaaaacgaagaaaaagggaggggataatcaccagtacacacaattgtctcaagactaataaacactgagttcgttctccaaacttatttgcgcagagttctcgcaagaacttcctgcaagtttttagtgagaggaatgattactcaaaccaaatcactaatgctctaatatcccaccgccttgccaccaatttgtcacgattcactccgtgactgtcaggatcccttagccgctgcccacaatctgtcacggacgggggtgaccttagactagcagacggctatcacatgtgcagggggcttatcctagttatccctccactgccacaatgtgatgaaaaaaaaaaacacacacgaggctattgacctcttagtttacagcaggggcttattttaggtatcccactgctcttcaatataccatgaactgcagggatttgtgtatcccgcttacagttccacttaaaccttgcagctctctggcgcccccctttctgtcaggtcagattaggtactgcacctggggtaattagtcgccagaaacgctgcctgctatgtactggctattgggtgtactgcagcgatgcgataactactcccgctcaggcaggaccaataattatcaagccgcagtcgctacagtgaccccccaaaagccggcacacggtcgctgccaccagctccaattgaacgggtctggagcaaaccccaaaaaacagtagcgtaattcccttcagagacagggtacggtttagggcaggaagaacgaactagtattaaataggataccccataaatgattttaggcagtgtttataaaatattttacaaagatgttacaaatgagacaattgcaaatatgtacaaggtaattataaaaataaaaggattaaaggaagaaaagataactcacatgttcttagatcattgcattgcaggcaacaggctaggagctttccatctatcccagtgcattgggcactcgcagtctggtcgcttcaggtaaaaactcacaactctgctctcttggatgcctgccagcacttaaaacctacagtctgtgacctcacagaaagggcttggttttccaactcctcctacctcttcggtttcactaactgggcattaaatatatctgatgcccgtatcttcgctacagaacataaaataatcgcaccatacccatcgttcatctcatagtatcgtgggcattccgatgagatcaaatatgccctgtctgggatacatatttacagagaaatccctacttcttcaccagatggagttagacgcccgtatttagagtgatgcgtagatcctccgagtgtgattatgacgatatattttggtgttcgtaacttaaacggtttgcataatatcttccaaaaacagaacaaagaaatcccatgcattctagaagtttctctaacagttcctgctaacccaaatttctcttgcagctatgcccgtcgtaaatacctttcgtcaataaaactcccccacaaggcaagctcttctacacagacagctagaaacacagggaaagaaagagaaccagagagaaggggggtttagcccccgcatgctagcaggaaaactaacttatgatatttcataccatatcgtgacagggtgtgaggagaggagccggatatcagtgcctcatcctgtgtgaccggggtgtgaggagaggagccggatatcagtgcctcatcctgtgtgaccggggtgtgaggagaggagccggatatcagtgtctcctcctgtgtgaccggggtgtgaggagag
This is a stretch of genomic DNA from Ranitomeya variabilis isolate aRanVar5 chromosome 6, aRanVar5.hap1, whole genome shotgun sequence. It encodes these proteins:
- the LOC143782159 gene encoding uncharacterized protein LOC143782159 codes for the protein MATKGEAWYTQQKRDTLAVICMYHGLKPQDKSKAQMVAELVQFEADQARPQSPEAAEAGTSEHGAAAEVQPQNTGPTGNQGGADLRLQLALQQCSADDLERRLQLIQQYQEQAEREAQREAERAEREAQRAEREAQAQRAERQAQREHELEMLRRGGNPSTAQSREPSSAQTPKPRPDHFPVMEKDGDLDTFLRAFEKACRQYQLPTQEWARYLTPGLRGKALEAFAALPQEQDGDYEAIKQALIAKYQLTPEVYRKKFRTLLRGPHDSYSDVVHRLGTHFDQWTQGLSVTTFTQLRDLMIKDQFFRLCPTEVRQFVMDREPNDVTKAAQIADAYEANRRSEVRKPVTTSWRGGIAIVLLI